Sequence from the Pedobacter sp. D749 genome:
AGTACAAGTATTTATTTAAAGCCTTCTTTTTTGCCGCTAGATAAGCAGTTTTATTTAAATATTGCCGTTAGTTTGGCTGTTAGTGATGCATTAGCTTGTTTTGTGCCGGAGGGGATCAAGGTAAAATGGCCGAATGATATGTATTACCATAATAAGAAATTAGGAGGGATATTAATCGAAAATACACTGACAGGCAATTCTTTTAAATCATCAGTAATTGGCATTGGCTTAAATGTAAATCAATCACAATTTTCTGAAAGCATTAGTGAGCGTGCCACTTCAGTCATTCAAATTTTACAAAGAGATGTGCCTTTAATGGATATTATGGAGAAAATATTCATTTTTATGGAAAAATACTACTTAATTTTGAGGGCAGGGAAATACAGTATTTTACAAAATGATTACCTTGCGAGGCTGTATAACTATCAGGTTTCTGCGTTATATAAATATAACGGCGAGGTTTTTGAAGGAATCATTAAAG
This genomic interval carries:
- a CDS encoding biotin--[acetyl-CoA-carboxylase] ligase, producing MQNNTFSTLFVGQNLIKLKEVDSTNNFLKNLVSKSEPLAEGTVIMADNQFAGRGQQESIWQTQAGKNISTSIYLKPSFLPLDKQFYLNIAVSLAVSDALACFVPEGIKVKWPNDMYYHNKKLGGILIENTLTGNSFKSSVIGIGLNVNQSQFSESISERATSVIQILQRDVPLMDIMEKIFIFMEKYYLILRAGKYSILQNDYLARLYNYQVSALYKYNGEVFEGIIKGVEDNGRLNVDTEKGLKVFNFKEIEFTHTK